One region of Vigna angularis cultivar LongXiaoDou No.4 chromosome 10, ASM1680809v1, whole genome shotgun sequence genomic DNA includes:
- the LOC108319194 gene encoding RNA-binding protein CP31B, chloroplastic — MATLESALTLFAPQRFSDNYRSSAKPPHSIKLHTSTSLFFSSKASFKSARLCFQLCSALQELPTTEKTPDSTQPTDNLTKLYVANLPWTLSPADIKNLFAQCGPVTDVEIIRNKKGRHMGYAFVTMDSGEEAQAALDKFDTYELSGRIIRVEFAKQLNKPPPSPSPSPSPSPSPSPPPPSGRRNPRETRHVLYVSNLTWKARSTHLRQIFTENFKTPVSARVVFDSPSKRSAGYGFVSFLTKEDAEAAISAVDGKELMGRPLRLTFSEKKDKEAGGGKEEDQIKDAGIEDEDQSSDAQPEES, encoded by the exons ATGGCTACTTTAGAATCTGCCCTCACCTTGTTCGCACCTCAACGATTTTCGGATAATTATCGTTCGTCTGCAAAACCACCTCACTCCATTAAACTTCATACTTCCACTtcccttttcttctcttccaagGCCTCTTTCAAATCTGCAAGACTCTGCTTCCAGCTATGCTCTGCTCTGCAAGAGCTACCCACAACAGAGAAAACACCTGACTCAACCCAACCAACGGACAATCTCACCAAGCTCTACGTAGCTAACTTGCCTTGGACTCTGTCGCCGGCCGACATCAAGAACCTTTTTGCCCAATGCGGACCTGTAACTGACGTCGAG ATAATAAGGAACAAAAAAGGGAGGCACATGGGATATGCCTTCGTTACTATGGATTCCGGGGAAGAGGCTCAGGCTGCCCTTGATAAATTTGATACATAT GAATTATCAGGACGGATAATAAGGGTAGAGTTTGCAAAGCAATTGAATAaacctcctccttctccttctccttctccttctccttctccttctccttctccaccACCTCCTTCAGGTCGTCGCAATCCTAGAGAGACACGACATGTACTTTATGTATCCAACCTTACATGGAAAGCAAGATCTACCCATCTCAGGCAAATCTTCActgaaaatttcaaaacacCAGTTTCAGCCAGGGTTGTCTTTGACAGCCCTTCTAAACGATCAGCTGGGTACggatttgtttcttttcttactAAGGAGGATGCAGAGGCTGCCATTTCTGCTGTAGACGGGAAG GAGTTAATGGGACGACCCCTTCGCCTAACATTCAGTGAAAAGAAGGATAAGGAAGCTGGAGGTGGAAAAGAGGAAGACCAAATTAAAGATGCTGGAATTGAAGATGAAGACCAAAGTTCTGATGCTCAACCAGAAGAGtcataa